One segment of Raphanus sativus cultivar WK10039 unplaced genomic scaffold, ASM80110v3 Scaffold0082, whole genome shotgun sequence DNA contains the following:
- the LOC108861909 gene encoding uncharacterized protein LOC108861909, whose translation MEQPQSPGTKSVEIGETMEPLLRFTLRSHWDETAQSLDLELPRDLCIHLLEEEEDTDSTEKPAMYKILARALSECLTSEEQSFSVDKGSNFEKYSNLFHGLGHDLVNMLKKVNFELHVQEPYFTQLKDGLKTTEGRCAVGDYMRIGSGDFILFNKCLLLKVQDVCYYTSFSEMLRGEGLAKVLPGVESIEEGVGVYRNFYSEEKERMNGVVAIRVVKPVEQPYAALAGVLSELKSTGIKGLLDDYTGRVTSEHL comes from the exons ATGGAACAACCACAGTCGCCGGGAACGAAGTCAGTGGAGATCGGAGAAACCATGGAACCACTTTTAAGGTTTACACTGCGCTCTCATTGGGATGAAACAGCTCAAAGTCTCGATCTTGAGCTGCCTCGAGATCTCTGCATCCATCtcctggaggaggaggaagatacAGATTCAACAG AAAAACCTGCGATGTACAAGATTCTAGCAAGGGCTTTGTCTGAATGTCTTACTTCCGAGGAGCAGAGTTTCTCTGTTGATAAAGGTTCAAACTTTGAAAAGTATAGCAACTTGTTTCATGGTCTGGGACATGATTTGGTAAAT ATGTTGAAGAAGGTAAACTTTGAGCTTCATGTCCAGGAGCCTTACTTCACACAGCTGAAAG ATGGTCTGAAAACTACTGAAGGAAGGTGTGCAGTAGGAGACTACATGAG GATTGGTTCAGgagattttattttgtttaataaatgcTTGCTGCTTAAAGTTCAG GACGTTTGCTATTATACTTCATTCTCAGAAATGCTGAGAGGTGAGGGTCTTGCAAAAGTTCTTCCTGGAGTTGAGAGTATAGAAGAAG GTGTTGGAGTTTACCGAAACTTTTACTCTGAAGAGAAGGAAAGAATGAACGGTGTTGTCGCAATTCGTGTTGTGAAACCAGTTGAGCAGCCGTATGCAGCTTTGGCAGGAGTATTGTCT GAACTCAAGTCCACTGGGATCAAAGGTTTGTTGGATGACTATACAGGACGAGTTACATCTGAACATCTTTGA
- the LOC130501031 gene encoding phospholipase A(1) LCAT3-like yields MIEMLVGCGYKKGTTLFGYGYDFRQSNRIDQLMVGLKKKLETAYKTSGERKVTIISHSMGGVMVSCFMFLYPEVFSKYVGKWITIATPFQGAPGCINDSLLTGVQFVEGLESFFFVSRWTMHQLLVECPSIYEMMANPDFKWKKQPEIRVWRKKTEKDNDDTSVELETFGLTESIDLFDDALKNNELSYGGNKIALPFNFSILEWASKTREILNKAKLPDGVSFYNIYGVAQDTPFDVCYGTETSPIGDLSEICQTMPEYTYVDGDGTVPAESAAAAQFKSVASVGVSGTHRGLLHDKRVFELIQQWLGVEPKKTKRKHSRTRKVAASG; encoded by the exons ATGATAGAAATGCTGGTTGGATGTGGTTACAAGAAGGGGACTACACTATTTGGATACGGTTACGATTTCAGACAAAGCAATAG GATTGATCAACTCATGGTCGGTCTCAAAAAGAAGCTGGAAACTGCATATAAAACTTCAGGGGAGAGGAAAGTCACTATCATCTCCCACTCAATGGGAGGAGTTATGGTTTCCTGTTTCATGTTTCTCTATCCCGAG GTTTTCTCCAAGTATGTTGGTAAATGGATTACAATTGCAACTCCTTTCCAAG GAGCTCCAGGGTGCATCAATGATTCACTCTTGACTGGAGTGCAGTTTGTGGAAGGCTTAGAAAGCTTCTTTTTCGTATCACGATGGACCATGCACCAACTG ttGGTAGAGTGTCCATCTATATATGAGATGATGGCAAATCCAGATTTTAAGTGGAAGAAACAACCTGAGATTCGAGTTTGGCGTAAGAAAACTGAAAAGGACAACGATGACACTTCTGTGGAATTGGAAACATTTGGATTAACTGAGAGTATTGATCTATTCGACGATGCATTGAAGAATAACGAG CTAAGCTATGGTGGGAATAAAATAGCGTTACCGTTTAACTTTTCTATCCTTGAGTGGGCGAGTAAGACGAGAGAGATTCTCAATAAAGCGAAACTTCCTGATGGAGTTTCCTTCTATAACATTTATGGAGTGGCACAGGATACGCCTTTTGATGTTTG TTATGGCACAGAGACTTCTCCAATTGGGGATTTGTCTGAAATATGTCAAACTATG CCTGAGTATACATATGTAGATGGAGATGGAACTGTACCAGCTGAATCAGCAGCA GCTGCTCAGTTCAAATCAGTTGCGAGTGTAGGAGTGTCCGGAACCCATAGAGGACTCCTCCATGATAAAAGAGTGTTTGAACTCATCCAGCAATGGCTAGGAGTTGAGCCTAAGAAGACTAAACGAAAGCACTCAAGGACTCGCAAAGTTGCTGCTTCTGGTTAA